Proteins encoded by one window of Desulfovibrio ferrophilus:
- a CDS encoding TonB-dependent receptor plug domain-containing protein, producing MRLNHIPPTSTVLFVLALFGLIQATPCFAQDKSEPLALDPVVVTARGFESPLSTIPGSIGVVDENEIELATKASIADAASRIPGVARTGDSPWGQALNIRGLSGSSIIFLIDGKRVNTAQDINAQMGFVMPLDIERIEVLKGPVSALYGTGSIGGVVNVITKKGTFTSDNQVHGELSQSFSTNTEGTDSYGRAIFSQENLWLQLSGAFRNHDDYSGGDSALIPNSRYEDKQFRLASGIKWTNNLSSEVQVLVNEANEIGLPGGTSTMPATAMVTYPRTSNVMVSLDNTWEVESEFLQRIKADAYYMKNDRRVRLENIPNPAVNMIRPGADHETWGGKLQGLFWLGDHTLVAGMDAWNWHMVSSRTKFLISGATITDSPTPNTTMTSSGVFAEDDWMLTENLSLNLGARLDSVNIANQESALAEEGSSTDLGWNIHAGLAWRFAEGWSQNMIVASSYRVADIMERFKNINLGNGTVLSGNPDLDPERSIHLEYGLCYTNEKFTASGSVFMDTIKNFITEERVSSTSITMKNVGDARLYGAEGQARWQFIPHWALYGNVAWLYGRDENSDTPLPAVPPLNGVTGLRYENDKGFWTQGECQWAAGKHNVPQGTDPTPGWATANLSAGITVPHKGLAHSLSINLNNLFDRRFVNYLANARGIELLERGFNAELIYSLKF from the coding sequence ATGCGTCTAAACCATATTCCCCCTACCTCCACCGTGCTATTTGTTCTCGCCCTCTTTGGGTTGATTCAGGCTACTCCTTGCTTCGCACAGGATAAATCCGAACCATTGGCTCTGGACCCCGTTGTAGTGACTGCCAGAGGATTTGAAAGCCCCCTTTCCACCATCCCCGGCTCCATCGGTGTTGTCGACGAGAATGAAATCGAGCTTGCAACAAAAGCAAGTATTGCCGACGCCGCATCTCGCATCCCCGGCGTCGCCCGCACAGGAGACTCTCCTTGGGGACAGGCCTTGAATATCCGGGGACTTAGTGGATCATCCATCATTTTTCTGATCGACGGTAAACGAGTCAATACTGCGCAGGATATCAATGCTCAGATGGGATTCGTCATGCCTCTGGACATTGAGCGCATCGAAGTCCTCAAGGGACCTGTGAGTGCACTGTACGGAACTGGCTCCATCGGTGGCGTTGTCAACGTCATCACCAAGAAAGGCACCTTCACCAGCGACAATCAGGTGCACGGTGAACTGTCACAATCCTTTTCAACCAACACGGAAGGCACTGACTCTTATGGTCGGGCGATCTTCAGCCAGGAGAACCTGTGGTTGCAGTTGTCAGGCGCCTTCAGAAACCATGACGACTACTCAGGCGGCGACAGTGCATTGATCCCCAACAGCCGCTACGAAGACAAACAGTTCCGGCTCGCATCAGGAATCAAGTGGACGAACAACCTGAGCAGTGAAGTTCAAGTCCTGGTCAACGAGGCCAACGAAATCGGCTTGCCAGGCGGAACATCGACCATGCCTGCCACGGCAATGGTGACATATCCCCGAACGAGCAATGTCATGGTTTCCTTGGATAATACCTGGGAAGTCGAATCGGAGTTCCTGCAGCGCATCAAGGCGGATGCCTACTACATGAAAAATGACCGCAGGGTCCGCCTTGAGAATATTCCCAATCCTGCAGTGAACATGATTCGACCCGGGGCCGATCACGAGACCTGGGGTGGCAAGCTCCAGGGCCTGTTCTGGCTGGGTGACCATACACTCGTGGCAGGAATGGACGCCTGGAATTGGCATATGGTGTCATCCCGCACCAAATTTCTGATCTCGGGGGCCACCATCACAGATAGCCCCACCCCCAACACAACCATGACCTCAAGCGGCGTCTTTGCTGAAGATGACTGGATGCTGACTGAAAATTTGAGCCTGAATCTGGGAGCCAGGCTGGACAGCGTCAACATTGCCAATCAGGAAAGTGCCCTCGCTGAGGAAGGAAGCTCAACCGACTTGGGCTGGAACATCCACGCTGGCCTGGCCTGGCGTTTTGCCGAAGGCTGGAGCCAGAACATGATCGTCGCAAGCAGCTACCGTGTTGCAGATATCATGGAGCGTTTCAAAAACATCAACCTGGGGAACGGCACCGTGTTGTCAGGCAATCCTGACCTTGACCCCGAGCGCTCCATTCATCTGGAATACGGCCTTTGTTACACCAACGAGAAATTCACGGCCTCCGGCAGCGTATTCATGGACACCATCAAAAACTTCATCACCGAAGAACGGGTTTCCAGCACCAGCATCACCATGAAAAATGTGGGGGATGCACGTCTGTATGGAGCAGAAGGTCAAGCGCGCTGGCAATTCATCCCGCACTGGGCACTCTACGGCAACGTGGCATGGCTGTATGGCAGAGACGAGAACTCGGACACTCCGCTTCCGGCTGTTCCCCCTTTGAATGGTGTCACTGGCCTACGTTACGAAAACGACAAGGGATTCTGGACCCAGGGGGAATGTCAGTGGGCAGCAGGCAAGCACAATGTACCCCAGGGAACGGACCCAACACCGGGGTGGGCAACCGCCAATCTATCAGCAGGCATCACTGTCCCTCATAAAGGCCTGGCCCATAGTCTCAGTATAAACCTGAACAACCTGTTCGACCGACGCTTTGTCAACTACCTGGCCAATGCCAGAGGCATCGAACTGCTGGAGCGTGGATTCAATGCGGAACTCATTTACAGCCTGAAATTCTAA
- a CDS encoding ABC transporter substrate-binding protein, with product MKIRFFSLVLAFLCGLTLAVFMSRPGAEAESQPPPKGLTFYTTGGATTPQMPFWKAVADSAIPELDNLDVHYWKNLDDLRGVVLAGRGDLWLGHIEGFAQAAMRGAPVRLLAVTGWRKFSILTNAPNIQTLEDLLQCPAGTELAVAPPQSPAIPIMRTMESFGLPRFVYVPHEPRQLMLESLQKPSILILTPEPMTTVLLGKIPGLHVVAQVEDLFGRFTGRVPLLPIAGIAINEQLARQRPELIHALQQALVNAGQELAEAPTKGLESLPEDFEQFMTRDIVRDSLKRDIILVRPARECREIITQYLSMVLPDDNQSAIHNLPDSFFGQ from the coding sequence ATGAAAATTCGATTTTTCTCTCTGGTCCTGGCCTTTCTATGCGGGTTGACTCTGGCCGTGTTCATGAGTCGTCCGGGGGCCGAAGCTGAATCCCAACCGCCCCCCAAAGGCCTGACCTTTTATACCACCGGCGGCGCGACAACCCCTCAGATGCCCTTTTGGAAAGCTGTTGCGGACAGCGCCATACCTGAACTCGACAATCTAGATGTCCATTATTGGAAGAACCTCGACGACCTGCGAGGGGTCGTACTTGCAGGTCGTGGTGATCTCTGGTTGGGCCACATTGAAGGTTTTGCCCAGGCGGCCATGCGAGGGGCTCCGGTACGCCTGCTGGCTGTCACGGGCTGGCGCAAGTTCAGCATTCTGACCAATGCCCCGAACATCCAAACCCTCGAGGATCTCCTGCAATGTCCCGCCGGAACCGAGCTAGCCGTGGCGCCACCCCAATCTCCGGCGATCCCGATCATGCGGACGATGGAAAGCTTTGGACTTCCCCGATTTGTCTATGTCCCACATGAACCTCGGCAATTGATGCTGGAGTCTTTGCAGAAGCCCTCCATTCTGATTCTGACACCTGAACCGATGACAACAGTCCTGCTGGGCAAGATTCCAGGACTGCATGTTGTAGCCCAAGTCGAAGATTTGTTTGGGCGCTTCACCGGGCGCGTGCCCTTGCTGCCCATCGCAGGAATCGCGATCAACGAACAGCTGGCCCGTCAACGCCCGGAATTGATTCACGCTCTTCAACAAGCGCTTGTAAATGCAGGGCAAGAACTGGCCGAAGCTCCGACAAAAGGCCTTGAGTCACTGCCCGAGGACTTTGAACAATTCATGACCCGAGACATCGTTCGGGATTCACTCAAACGGGACATCATCCTTGTCCGTCCGGCCCGGGAATGTCGCGAGATCATCACCCAATACCTGAGCATGGTCTTGCCCGATGATAATCAATCAGCCATCCACAACCTGCCCGACAGCTTTTTTGGGCAATGA
- a CDS encoding ABC transporter permease yields the protein MIKVLTPYLFSMSLIFAVWTAASLWTGPILIPTPWRVFPALGGLLQDVEFWGTIGLTLARGACGLVMALTAALILGIPAGLSPGFIRLLGPLVAALQSCPPVLWISLVLVWVGTGSAVPVVAVFASIFPILFINISQGCLSIDRRLLTMASLYKVSAARKLTHIILPGVTPALLAGLSYALSATWKVAAVAEYLGSGEGIGARIYWAYRMLDIPDLFAWALVLAGIGVGLEMSLVARLRNLAARFRTTTRESA from the coding sequence ATGATCAAAGTCCTGACACCATATCTATTCTCCATGAGTCTGATCTTTGCCGTGTGGACAGCGGCAAGCCTATGGACCGGACCTATCCTGATCCCAACGCCATGGAGAGTCTTTCCCGCATTGGGTGGCCTGCTTCAGGATGTTGAATTCTGGGGAACCATAGGACTGACTCTGGCGCGAGGAGCATGCGGACTCGTAATGGCCCTGACGGCTGCCCTCATCCTGGGCATCCCGGCCGGGCTATCGCCGGGGTTCATCCGATTGCTCGGCCCACTTGTGGCTGCACTGCAATCCTGTCCACCTGTTCTATGGATCAGTCTGGTTCTTGTCTGGGTGGGAACAGGCTCTGCAGTCCCTGTAGTTGCCGTGTTCGCGTCCATCTTTCCCATCCTGTTCATCAATATCTCCCAGGGCTGCCTATCCATCGATAGGCGCTTACTGACCATGGCTAGCTTGTACAAAGTATCTGCTGCCCGAAAACTCACCCATATTATCCTGCCCGGCGTCACGCCTGCGCTTCTGGCGGGCTTATCTTATGCATTGTCGGCCACCTGGAAGGTCGCTGCCGTGGCCGAATATCTGGGGTCCGGAGAGGGTATAGGAGCACGTATCTACTGGGCTTATCGCATGCTGGACATTCCAGACCTGTTTGCCTGGGCGCTTGTGCTGGCTGGCATTGGCGTGGGATTGGAAATGAGCCTTGTCGCACGGTTACGAAACCTCGCTGCGCGATTCAGGACAACCACGAGGGAGAGCGCATGA
- a CDS encoding ATP-binding cassette domain-containing protein — protein sequence MIRLHSVGKHYDNVEVLPHTTLHIQTGKGLCLTGPSGCGKTTLLEIAAGLNPPDCGRIELGSQNIGCVFQDDAIIPWLDAEANITFVLHDKKRLRQRIARYWLRRFDLPPQILPPAMSGGMRRRLNLARAFAVCPDILFLDEPFAFLDSQWQRKLLLLIEESLHKGMTILMASHQLGALRQTLPSLDYQELSATSAQNE from the coding sequence ATGATCCGCCTGCATAGTGTTGGCAAACACTACGACAACGTTGAGGTTTTACCCCACACCACTCTTCATATCCAAACAGGGAAAGGGCTCTGTCTGACCGGCCCATCAGGATGTGGCAAGACTACGCTGCTTGAAATTGCTGCGGGCCTAAATCCTCCTGACTGTGGACGAATTGAACTCGGTTCGCAGAACATCGGCTGTGTATTCCAGGATGACGCCATCATCCCCTGGCTTGATGCCGAGGCAAATATCACTTTTGTCCTGCACGACAAAAAAAGGCTCCGGCAAAGAATCGCCCGCTACTGGCTGCGCCGCTTCGACCTGCCCCCCCAGATTCTACCCCCGGCAATGAGCGGTGGCATGCGCCGCCGACTGAATCTGGCCCGTGCCTTTGCCGTTTGCCCGGATATCCTGTTTCTGGATGAGCCCTTCGCGTTTCTGGACAGCCAATGGCAACGCAAACTGCTCCTTCTGATTGAGGAATCCTTGCACAAGGGGATGACCATACTTATGGCCAGTCACCAGCTCGGCGCCCTGCGTCAAACACTCCCAAGCCTCGATTATCAGGAATTATCAGCAACATCCGCACAAAACGAATGA
- the thrC gene encoding threonine synthase: protein MSESSAFPAYRGRMEYFCLGCGAVYGIDELHYTCPKCGDVFLLRDNGFDDLKQTSGQTWREIFDARMCSKDSALRGIFRFYELMAPVVDPEDIVYLGEGQTPIIEASPMLQERMGGQRLAFKNDGQNPSASFKDRGMACAFSFLKSLIRSQDLDEVLAVCASTGDTSAAAALYAAYVGGRIKSAVILPQGKVTPQQLAQPLGSGAEVLEVPGVFDDCMKVVEYLADNYQVALLNSKNAWRILGQESYAFEVAQWYDWDLSGKCIFVPIGNAGNITAIMSGFLKLHELGAIESLPRVFGVQSHHADPVYRYYDQPAGSRKFEAVTVTPSVAQAAMIGNPVSFPRVKYFAEKYQAIAGDDAFNVVQVTEQDVVEAMLTANNHGHISCTQGGECLAGLAKAREAGLIKSEELAILDATAHMLKFIGFQEMYFENTFPPEYGITPKPELANRPSLVIEPAEKDRLSAEDYTANAAQAVVEKLGLKAR, encoded by the coding sequence ATGTCAGAATCAAGCGCGTTCCCGGCGTATCGAGGCCGGATGGAATATTTTTGCCTGGGCTGCGGCGCGGTCTATGGCATTGACGAGTTGCATTACACCTGCCCCAAGTGTGGGGACGTGTTCCTGCTGCGGGACAATGGCTTTGATGATCTGAAGCAGACTTCCGGCCAGACTTGGCGCGAGATTTTCGATGCCCGGATGTGCTCTAAAGATAGCGCCCTGCGAGGCATTTTCCGGTTCTATGAGCTCATGGCCCCGGTCGTTGATCCAGAGGACATCGTCTACCTGGGTGAGGGGCAGACCCCCATTATCGAGGCCAGCCCAATGTTGCAGGAGCGCATGGGGGGCCAGCGTCTGGCCTTCAAGAATGATGGGCAGAATCCCTCAGCGTCCTTCAAGGACCGGGGCATGGCCTGCGCTTTCAGTTTTCTGAAGTCCTTGATCCGCAGTCAGGATCTGGATGAAGTCCTGGCCGTGTGCGCCTCCACTGGTGATACCTCCGCCGCTGCCGCGCTTTATGCTGCCTACGTGGGGGGACGCATCAAGAGTGCGGTGATTTTGCCTCAGGGCAAGGTCACTCCTCAACAACTGGCCCAGCCTTTGGGCAGTGGGGCAGAGGTGCTGGAAGTTCCGGGCGTGTTTGATGATTGCATGAAGGTCGTGGAATATCTGGCGGATAATTATCAGGTTGCCTTGCTCAATTCCAAGAATGCCTGGCGTATTCTGGGGCAGGAATCCTATGCCTTCGAGGTCGCCCAGTGGTACGATTGGGATCTTTCCGGCAAATGTATTTTCGTGCCCATCGGCAATGCGGGCAATATCACTGCCATCATGAGTGGTTTCCTGAAGCTGCATGAGCTTGGTGCCATCGAGAGCCTGCCCCGAGTGTTCGGTGTGCAGTCCCACCATGCCGATCCGGTCTATCGCTACTACGACCAGCCCGCTGGAAGTCGCAAGTTCGAGGCCGTGACCGTGACCCCGTCTGTGGCCCAGGCTGCCATGATTGGCAATCCAGTCTCCTTTCCGCGCGTGAAGTATTTCGCTGAGAAGTATCAGGCCATTGCCGGGGATGATGCCTTCAATGTCGTTCAGGTGACTGAACAGGATGTGGTCGAGGCCATGCTTACTGCCAACAACCATGGTCATATCTCCTGCACCCAGGGCGGCGAATGCCTGGCCGGCTTGGCCAAGGCTCGTGAGGCTGGCCTGATCAAGTCCGAGGAATTGGCCATTCTTGATGCCACGGCGCATATGCTCAAATTCATCGGATTCCAGGAAATGTATTTCGAGAACACCTTCCCGCCCGAGTATGGCATTACTCCCAAGCCCGAGTTGGCCAATAGGCCTTCGCTGGTCATTGAGCCTGCGGAGAAGGATCGCCTGTCAGCAGAGGATTACACTGCCAATGCGGCTCAGGCCGTGGTGGAAAAGTTGGGACTCAAAGCCCGATAG
- a CDS encoding DUF456 domain-containing protein, with amino-acid sequence MDFGQIWAGLYIIICFGVLGLHIFSLPANWVLLALVAGWKAMHPEMPLTWMWFGGLAGLAVIAEVLEFVIQLKGSKKYGASGKGNIGGIIGAIAGAIIGAGFLFGIGALPGALLGAYGGCLLVETLMGRSFDEARAAAWGAMWGKFFGLTVKAGMGGVILSICVPAIWS; translated from the coding sequence ATGGATTTTGGCCAGATTTGGGCAGGGCTGTATATCATCATCTGCTTTGGCGTACTGGGGCTGCATATTTTCAGCCTGCCTGCGAACTGGGTGCTGCTGGCCCTGGTGGCAGGCTGGAAGGCCATGCACCCCGAGATGCCTCTGACCTGGATGTGGTTCGGCGGACTGGCCGGGCTTGCTGTGATTGCCGAGGTGCTGGAATTCGTAATCCAGCTCAAGGGTTCCAAGAAATACGGAGCCTCGGGCAAGGGGAACATAGGTGGAATCATCGGAGCCATTGCCGGTGCCATTATCGGTGCTGGATTCCTGTTTGGCATCGGCGCATTACCTGGTGCTCTTCTCGGTGCCTATGGTGGTTGCCTGTTGGTGGAGACGCTTATGGGACGCTCCTTTGACGAGGCCCGAGCTGCTGCCTGGGGAGCCATGTGGGGCAAGTTCTTCGGACTGACGGTCAAGGCCGGGATGGGCGGCGTAATCCTTTCCATCTGCGTTCCTGCCATCTGGAGTTGA
- a CDS encoding phenylacetate--CoA ligase family protein: protein MYFDTAETLSREEIDNLQTVRLKSTVERAMRSPYYGEKLKGFNVDSITSVDDIRRLPLTTKQDLRDNYPYGLLTCSTDEIVRLHASSGTTGTPTVIFYTQNDLNTWANLMARSMHIAGVRAEHRFQNMAGYGLFTGGLGIHYGAERLGCLTIPSGAGNTKRQIKMIQDFDVDVLHIIPSYALYFAGALEAAGIDPATFTPSIALIGAEPHTEEVRRKIEEMLNLKAYNSYGLSEMNGPGVAFECVHQDGMHVWEDAFIVEILDPETLEPVKEGELGEVVMTTITREGMPIIRYRTKDLCRFIPGTCACGRAHRRLDRIAGRADDMMIIKGVNIYPMQIEQVLMGLPEVGENYQIVLEKEGFIDQIRVRVEIKEDFFEEDMRILKGLQKKIQTQLCNEILVTPRVDLVQSDSLPKSEGKAQRVVDQRSQED from the coding sequence GTGTACTTCGATACCGCAGAAACTTTGTCTCGCGAAGAAATCGATAATCTACAAACTGTTCGTCTGAAAAGTACCGTGGAACGCGCCATGCGTTCTCCGTACTATGGTGAAAAGCTCAAGGGCTTCAATGTCGACTCCATCACTTCTGTGGACGACATCCGGCGCCTGCCTCTGACCACCAAGCAGGATTTGCGGGATAATTATCCCTACGGTCTATTGACTTGCTCCACCGATGAAATCGTTCGCTTGCACGCTTCGTCGGGCACCACAGGCACTCCCACCGTTATCTTCTATACCCAGAATGATCTGAATACATGGGCGAACCTGATGGCTCGTAGCATGCATATTGCCGGTGTGCGCGCCGAACATCGTTTTCAGAATATGGCTGGCTATGGCTTGTTTACCGGCGGATTGGGCATCCATTACGGTGCCGAACGACTTGGGTGCCTGACGATTCCCTCCGGGGCTGGAAACACCAAGCGTCAGATCAAGATGATCCAGGATTTCGATGTGGACGTGCTGCACATCATCCCGTCCTATGCCTTGTATTTTGCGGGCGCTCTGGAAGCTGCGGGCATTGATCCAGCCACTTTCACACCCAGCATCGCCTTGATTGGTGCCGAGCCGCATACCGAGGAAGTTCGCCGTAAGATTGAGGAGATGCTCAATCTGAAAGCCTACAATTCCTATGGATTGTCCGAGATGAACGGCCCGGGTGTGGCTTTCGAGTGTGTGCATCAAGACGGGATGCACGTCTGGGAAGATGCCTTTATAGTTGAAATACTCGACCCAGAAACCTTGGAGCCGGTCAAGGAGGGTGAGTTGGGCGAGGTGGTCATGACCACAATCACTCGGGAGGGTATGCCCATCATCCGCTACCGCACCAAGGACTTGTGCCGCTTCATTCCGGGCACCTGTGCCTGTGGTCGGGCGCATCGTCGGCTGGATCGCATCGCCGGCCGAGCCGATGACATGATGATCATCAAGGGTGTGAATATTTACCCCATGCAGATCGAACAGGTACTGATGGGACTGCCTGAGGTTGGAGAGAACTATCAGATTGTGCTGGAGAAGGAAGGATTCATTGATCAGATTCGCGTACGCGTGGAGATCAAAGAAGACTTCTTTGAGGAAGACATGCGCATTCTGAAAGGACTGCAGAAGAAGATTCAGACCCAACTCTGCAACGAAATCCTGGTCACTCCCCGGGTCGATTTAGTACAGAGTGACAGCCTGCCCAAGAGCGAGGGCAAGGCGCAACGCGTTGTGGACCAGAGAAGCCAGGAGGATTAG
- the dnaB gene encoding replicative DNA helicase codes for MKNEVFHDLVDILGPDDFYSPVHRTIYQAFQELFRKSKPMDLLTVQEELSLQGQLDDVGGAVYLAELAASTVAAANAPHHAKIVRDRSVQRQLISVASSIIENCFEGRNEVDSLLDESEQSIFAISEARSNKSYVSSKELLQSVFDKLTELYNRKELVTGVPTGFHELNEITAGLQPTDLIIVAARPAMGKTSFALNLALNAAADYGVPSVVFSLEMGMDQLMMRMLCTKARVNLSSLRRGYLDDEDWARLYDAGDYLSQAPLFIDDTPSISTLELRARCRRLKAEKDLGLVVVDYLQLMRAGRKIDSREQEISEISRTLKALAKEINVPVIALSQLNRKVEERTDKKPKLSDLRESGAIEQDADMIMFLYRDSVYNDAPDNPKANIAEVIIGKHRNGPTGMVELYFDKEYTAFRNLSREPDPV; via the coding sequence ATGAAGAACGAGGTCTTCCACGATCTGGTGGATATCCTCGGCCCCGACGACTTCTACTCTCCGGTTCACCGGACCATCTACCAAGCCTTCCAAGAACTGTTCCGCAAGTCCAAACCCATGGACCTTTTGACCGTGCAGGAAGAATTATCTCTGCAGGGTCAGCTGGACGATGTGGGTGGTGCCGTCTATCTGGCCGAACTGGCCGCTAGCACCGTTGCCGCAGCGAACGCTCCGCACCACGCCAAGATCGTTCGTGATCGTTCGGTGCAGCGCCAGCTGATCTCAGTGGCCTCGTCCATTATCGAGAACTGTTTCGAAGGACGCAACGAGGTGGACAGCCTGCTGGACGAATCCGAGCAGTCCATCTTTGCCATTTCCGAGGCCCGTTCCAACAAGTCGTACGTCAGTTCCAAGGAATTGCTGCAGTCGGTTTTTGATAAGCTGACCGAGTTGTACAACCGCAAGGAACTGGTCACGGGTGTGCCTACCGGTTTCCACGAGTTGAACGAGATTACGGCGGGCTTGCAGCCCACTGACCTGATCATTGTAGCGGCTCGTCCTGCCATGGGTAAGACATCCTTTGCCCTGAACCTTGCGCTGAATGCCGCCGCCGACTACGGCGTGCCGTCTGTGGTCTTTTCCCTTGAAATGGGTATGGACCAGCTGATGATGCGTATGCTGTGCACCAAGGCTCGGGTCAATCTGTCCAGCCTGCGTCGCGGCTATCTTGATGACGAGGATTGGGCTCGTCTGTACGATGCTGGAGATTATCTCTCGCAGGCACCGCTTTTTATCGATGATACACCTTCCATCAGTACCTTGGAACTGCGGGCTCGTTGTCGTCGACTGAAGGCTGAAAAGGATCTTGGGTTGGTCGTTGTCGACTATCTGCAGCTGATGCGTGCTGGTCGCAAGATCGATTCCCGCGAACAGGAAATCTCCGAAATTTCGCGGACGCTCAAAGCTTTGGCCAAGGAAATCAATGTTCCGGTCATCGCCTTGTCGCAGCTGAACCGTAAGGTGGAAGAACGTACGGACAAAAAGCCCAAGCTGTCTGACCTGCGCGAATCCGGAGCCATTGAGCAGGATGCTGACATGATCATGTTCCTGTATCGTGACTCCGTGTATAATGACGCGCCTGATAATCCCAAGGCCAACATTGCCGAAGTCATTATCGGCAAGCACCGCAACGGACCGACTGGAATGGTGGAACTTTATTTCGATAAAGAGTATACCGCTTTTCGTAATCTTTCCCGAGAGCCAGACCCGGTTTAG
- the rplI gene encoding 50S ribosomal protein L9 encodes MKLILRADVDNLGHLGDIVEVKPGFGRNYLVPQGLAMTATKGNLKAFELERKKLQSEMDSIKSAAQELADKLVESRAIVRVRVGEGDRMYGSVTTANVVDELLEMGIEVDRKKIVLGDPIRALGEYTLPVKLHPDVTCEIKVAVVRHNWVEGEPITIEEAELAASEAKAAALAEEKAAEVETTEEVTASDDAEQADEQPTE; translated from the coding sequence ATGAAGCTGATTTTACGCGCCGACGTCGATAACCTTGGTCATCTTGGTGATATCGTCGAAGTCAAGCCCGGTTTCGGGCGCAACTATCTGGTGCCCCAGGGGCTGGCTATGACCGCCACCAAGGGCAATCTGAAGGCCTTCGAACTGGAGCGCAAAAAGCTGCAGTCCGAGATGGATTCCATCAAGTCTGCGGCTCAGGAGCTGGCTGACAAGTTGGTCGAGTCCCGTGCCATCGTCCGCGTTCGCGTGGGTGAAGGCGACAGGATGTACGGCTCCGTCACCACCGCCAATGTCGTTGACGAGTTGCTCGAGATGGGCATAGAAGTGGATCGGAAGAAGATCGTGCTTGGCGATCCGATTCGCGCCCTGGGCGAGTACACTCTTCCCGTGAAGCTGCACCCCGATGTGACTTGTGAAATCAAAGTCGCTGTGGTGCGCCACAACTGGGTTGAAGGTGAGCCCATCACCATTGAGGAAGCCGAATTGGCTGCCTCCGAGGCTAAAGCCGCCGCCCTCGCTGAGGAAAAGGCTGCTGAAGTCGAGACCACCGAGGAAGTAACCGCCAGCGATGACGCAGAACAGGCTGACGAACAACCGACCGAATAA
- the rpsR gene encoding 30S ribosomal protein S18: MAFRKKFTPRRKFCRFCADKELPIDYKRADILRDFITERGKIIPRRITGTCAKHQRRLTTEIKRARQMALLYYTAVHSSAVRKRTI; the protein is encoded by the coding sequence ATGGCTTTCCGTAAAAAGTTTACCCCCCGGCGTAAGTTCTGCCGCTTCTGCGCAGACAAGGAATTGCCCATCGATTACAAGCGTGCTGATATCCTGAGGGATTTCATCACCGAGCGTGGCAAGATCATTCCTCGCCGTATTACTGGAACCTGTGCCAAGCATCAGCGCCGCCTGACTACTGAGATCAAGCGCGCTCGCCAGATGGCTCTGCTGTATTACACCGCTGTGCATAGCTCTGCTGTGCGCAAGAGGACCATCTAA
- the rpsF gene encoding 30S ribosomal protein S6, protein MRKYENLLLLSPELSAEERQGILDNLIAIIEREGGKILEMDEWGMRDLAYAVRKMDRGYYVLINSVMPGPAVAELERNIRITDGIFKFVTVKLEDVEEVA, encoded by the coding sequence ATGCGAAAGTATGAGAATCTGCTGCTGCTCTCCCCTGAGTTGTCAGCTGAGGAACGCCAGGGCATTCTTGACAACCTGATCGCCATTATTGAGCGTGAAGGTGGCAAGATCCTGGAAATGGATGAGTGGGGCATGCGCGATCTGGCTTACGCCGTGCGCAAGATGGATCGCGGTTACTACGTGCTGATCAATTCCGTGATGCCCGGCCCCGCCGTGGCTGAACTGGAGCGCAACATCCGTATCACGGATGGCATTTTCAAGTTCGTGACCGTTAAACTTGAAGACGTCGAGGAGGTTGCGTAA